The Brachionichthys hirsutus isolate HB-005 chromosome 3, CSIRO-AGI_Bhir_v1, whole genome shotgun sequence genome has a window encoding:
- the bcam gene encoding basal cell adhesion molecule: protein MGGIPLGRAPLLCTLLLWAFQACSGAVTVEVSPKVQVAKGETVKLPCKYSVSQSSGNTVVEWFIEEQRTRKRVAFHSEAAGGRSDEGTPLTGRVAIGDDFSLTISAVQPSDELVFFCQVTAGPAGVGDGSTVLEVFFAPEKPELTRPSSQAISAGETTSSEIGTCVSKNGFPLPRIIWFKDGQPLPEVKDRKEKTYMIPSVVKEASGLLTIKSTLYMQPTKADKDSLFQCTVEYRMMGDQIKQKKSDTITINLNYPSEKATFTLLNADPVKEGDSVTMKCETDGNPQPEFDFTKDDNIISSQGGLLMLKSVKRTDEGLYKCKAIDFDNLDADLSGSINLKVHYIDPVSVIPVEPQEVLLAEKVEWQCKTKASAAHTVQWKKGSEVLSQDGTLSIEDASYDKAGEYMCVGAVPSVPGLTAQTSISLTVKGKPMIESPAVVQVGKEGDTVILKCSAYASPSPQFSWKPAGRESINVEGNKFVSTMTLQATPEVMKDGVTCEVANEYGIDNTTISVSLKRAVDNSADRADKQQGGSSGVVIAVVVCVLLLLLLVALVYFLNKKNKLPCGKKDKKEVAGGEVNNDIVVEMKTDKANEEAGLLNKRPTTDQ, encoded by the exons CATGTAGCGGGGCTGTGACTGTGGAGGTTTCCCCTAAAGTGCAAGTGGCAAAAGGAGAGACGGTCAAGCTGCCCTGCAAATACAGCGTGTCGCAGTCGTCGGGCAACACTGTTGTCGAATGGTTCATC GAGGAGCAGCGAACCAGGAAGCGCGTGGCTTTCCATTCCGAGGCTGCTGGAGGCAGAAGCGACGAAGGCACCCCTCTGACTGGCCGCGTCGCCATCGGAGACGACTTCTCCTTGACCATTTCGGCGGTCCAGCCCTCTGATGAGCTTGTCTTCTTCTGCCAGGTCACCGCTGGCCCTGCTGGGGTTGGAGACGGCAGCACGGTGCTCGAAGTCTTCT TTGCTCCCGAGAAGCCGGAACTCACAAGGCCGTCGAGTCAGGCCATTTCTGCGGGAGAGACCACCAGCTCTGAG ATTGGCACCTGTGTGTCAAAGAACGGATTCCCCCTGCCAAGAATTATCTGGTTCAAGGACGGCCAGCCACTACCCGAGGTCAAGGACCGGAAAGAGA AAACCTACATGATCCCCTCGGTGGTGAAGGAGGCCTCCGGCCTCCTCACCATTAAGAGCACCCTGTACATGCAGCCCACCAAGGCGGACAAGGACTCGCTGTTCCAGTGCACCGTGGAGTACCGAATGATGGGAGACCAGATCAAACAGAAGAAGTCTGACACCATCACCATCAACCTCAACT ATCCCTCTGAGAAAGCAACCTTTACGCTACTCAACGCCGATCCGGTCAAAGAGGGTGACAGCGTTACCATGAAGTGTGAGACAGATGGGAATCCGCAGCCTGAGTTCGACTTCACCAAGGAT GACAATATCATCTCCAGCCAGGGCGGTCTCCTGATGCTGAAATCCGTCAAGCGCACAGACGAAGGCCTGTACAAGTGCAAGGCCATTGATTTTGACAACCTGGACGCTGACTTGAGTGGATCTATAAACCTCAAGGTTCACT ACATCGACCCAGTGAGCGTGATCCCTGTCGAACCTCAAGAAGTCCTGCTCGCCGAGAAGGTGGAGTGGCAGTGCAAGACCAAGGCCTCCGCCGCCCACACTGTTCAGTGGAAGAAG GGCTCTGAAGTGCTCTCTCAGGATGGCACGCTGTCTATAGAAGACGCGTCGTACGATAAAGCCGGGGAGTACATGTGCGTCGGCGCTGTGCCGTCTGTGCCGGGACTGACGGCACAGACCAGCATCAGCCTCACCGTCAAAG GAAAGCCGATGATTGAGAGTCCAGCTGTTGTGCAGGTGGGAAAGGAAGGAGACACGGTGATTCTGAAGTGCTCGGCCTACGCCTCTCCATCCCCTCAGTTCTCCTGGAAGCCTGCTGGTAGAGAG TCAATAAATGTTGAGGGTAACAAGTTTGTGAGCACCATGACCCTGCAAGCCACACCAGAGGTCATGAAGGACGGGGTGACCTGCGAGGTCGCCAATGAGTACGGAATAGATAACACCACCATCTCGGTATCTCTCAAAAGAG CAGTTGACAACTCGGCCGACAGAG CCGATAAGCAGCAGGGAGGATCCAGCGGCGTGGTGATAGCGGTGgtggtgtgtgttctgctgctgctgctgctggtggcccTCGTCTACTTCCTGAACAAGAAGAACAAGCTGCCGTGCGGAAAGAAGGACAAGAAGGAAGT GGCCGGTGGAGAAGTGAATAACGACAtcgtggtggagatgaagacaGACAAGGCCAATGAAGAGGCTGGCCTCCTGAACAAGAGGCCGACCACGGATCAG TGA